The Microbacterium maritypicum genome contains a region encoding:
- a CDS encoding DEAD/DEAH box helicase, with translation MSLSRDPSPPEGSAADWRSILGSARDDADTALALGVELRVRDGRGANPWASRPQRTATARDVGKRTGEILLGIRPLERSASTGAWVQGAATWDAVRRSPTQYGRDRSRWFADLLSIARDTLLSGTAGDWLVADLIESGLFWGHLRAGAEVGIPLVATQKSTTVVLAGDAAIRATVGRDDGDGIVVRPDITIDGRGAEPFAVQTIGHSGVYEIAQQGSSIRVTLAEVPISEPVHALLAARTGLAVPARDEAAFFRDAYPLLARRIEVRPVGRIELPALPAPRAVITLSFRRGDTVTYALEWEYRGFGRVPFSPSGDAVRDVAAEDALRDTLRSVWREHLGEELTATGSFHDVAAAEFVTRTVPALEAEGVTVSVEGRRKSYHELTGEPEITVSTVESSDPDWFDLGILVKIDGRTIPFEPLFTALSKGRNKLLLVDGSYFSLNHRALDRLRELIDESGALDEWETGPRISRYQTDLWEEFEDLADEAIPAVSWRATADGLRAATSVPPVAVPSGITAELRPYQKEGLDWLAFLWSHRLGGILADDMGLGKTLQLLALIVHAREAGERRPFLAVVPTSVLATWRSEAERFAPTLRVRLRGNTQGPSVDASIRDVDLLITTYAVARLDEAEYARVEWAGLLLDEAQFVKNPATKLHRAIASFRADVTFAVTGTPMENSLSELWALLKLTAPGLFASARKFREQYIQPIEQGKVPENEEGGAYRQRRLEQLRRRIRPLLLRRTKELVAPDLPAKQEQILEVELSSSHRALYDVVLQRERQKVLGLLEDLDRNRFIVFRSLTLMRMLSLAPGLIDAADAKIGSRKLDVLLERVIELQAEGHRALVFSQFTSFLDLAAARLDAAGIPYAHLDGSTRHRQKVVESFTSGVQPVFLISLKAGGFGLTLTEADYVFLLDPWWNPAAEAQAVDRTHRIGQDSQVFVYRMISTGTIEEKVLDLQRRKARLFTAVLDDEALFAQSLSADDIRGLFES, from the coding sequence ATGTCCCTCTCCCGTGATCCGTCCCCTCCGGAGGGATCGGCGGCGGATTGGCGGAGCATCCTCGGTTCCGCGCGCGATGACGCCGACACGGCGCTCGCGCTCGGCGTCGAACTCCGTGTGCGCGATGGTCGCGGGGCCAACCCGTGGGCCTCGCGTCCGCAGCGCACGGCGACCGCCCGTGACGTCGGGAAGCGCACGGGCGAGATCCTGCTCGGCATCCGCCCGCTCGAGCGGAGCGCGTCGACCGGTGCCTGGGTTCAGGGCGCGGCCACGTGGGACGCGGTGCGCCGTTCCCCCACGCAGTACGGGCGCGATCGCTCGCGGTGGTTCGCTGACCTGCTCAGCATCGCTCGCGACACGCTGCTGTCGGGCACGGCCGGTGATTGGCTGGTCGCCGATCTGATCGAGTCCGGGCTCTTCTGGGGGCATCTGCGCGCCGGCGCGGAGGTCGGCATCCCCCTCGTCGCCACGCAGAAGAGCACCACTGTCGTGCTCGCCGGCGATGCCGCGATCCGGGCGACGGTCGGGCGAGACGACGGGGACGGGATCGTCGTGCGTCCCGACATCACGATCGATGGTCGCGGTGCAGAGCCCTTCGCCGTCCAGACGATCGGCCACAGCGGCGTGTACGAGATCGCGCAACAGGGGAGCAGCATCCGGGTCACCCTCGCCGAGGTGCCGATCAGCGAGCCCGTCCATGCCCTTCTCGCCGCCAGGACCGGGCTGGCGGTGCCGGCCCGTGACGAGGCCGCCTTCTTCCGTGATGCGTATCCGCTGCTCGCGCGCCGCATCGAGGTGCGCCCTGTCGGCCGGATCGAGCTGCCGGCGCTGCCCGCACCCCGAGCGGTGATCACGCTGTCCTTCCGCCGCGGCGACACGGTCACCTACGCCCTCGAGTGGGAGTATCGCGGGTTCGGGCGGGTGCCGTTCTCTCCCAGCGGCGACGCGGTACGCGACGTCGCGGCCGAGGATGCGCTCCGGGACACGCTGCGGTCCGTCTGGAGAGAGCACCTGGGCGAGGAGCTCACCGCGACCGGCTCCTTCCACGACGTCGCCGCCGCCGAGTTCGTCACCCGCACGGTGCCTGCGCTCGAGGCCGAGGGCGTCACGGTCAGCGTCGAGGGCCGTCGCAAGAGCTACCACGAGCTCACGGGCGAGCCGGAGATCACCGTCTCGACCGTCGAGAGCAGCGATCCCGACTGGTTCGATCTGGGGATCCTGGTCAAGATCGACGGGCGCACCATCCCGTTCGAGCCGCTGTTCACGGCGCTCAGCAAGGGGCGCAACAAGCTCCTCCTGGTCGACGGCAGCTACTTCTCGCTGAATCACCGTGCGCTCGATCGCCTCCGGGAACTGATCGACGAGTCCGGCGCGCTCGACGAGTGGGAGACCGGTCCGCGGATCAGTCGGTACCAGACCGATCTCTGGGAGGAGTTCGAAGACCTCGCCGATGAGGCGATCCCCGCCGTCTCGTGGCGTGCGACCGCCGACGGTCTGCGCGCGGCCACCTCGGTGCCCCCGGTCGCTGTGCCGTCGGGCATCACGGCCGAACTCCGCCCCTATCAGAAGGAGGGTCTCGACTGGCTCGCCTTCCTGTGGAGCCATCGCCTGGGAGGCATCCTCGCCGACGACATGGGGCTCGGCAAGACGCTCCAGCTCCTGGCCCTCATCGTGCATGCGCGAGAGGCGGGGGAGCGGCGACCCTTCCTCGCCGTCGTGCCGACATCGGTCCTCGCCACCTGGCGCAGCGAGGCCGAGCGCTTCGCGCCCACGCTCCGGGTGCGGCTCCGCGGAAACACCCAGGGTCCCTCGGTCGACGCCAGCATCCGCGACGTCGATCTCCTCATCACCACCTATGCCGTCGCCCGGCTCGACGAGGCCGAGTACGCGCGCGTCGAGTGGGCCGGACTCCTCCTGGACGAGGCGCAGTTCGTCAAGAACCCGGCGACCAAGCTGCATCGCGCCATCGCCTCGTTCCGCGCGGATGTGACGTTCGCGGTCACCGGAACGCCGATGGAGAACAGCCTGAGCGAGCTGTGGGCGCTGTTGAAGCTCACCGCTCCGGGTCTCTTCGCCTCGGCGCGGAAGTTCCGCGAGCAGTACATCCAACCCATCGAGCAGGGGAAGGTCCCCGAGAACGAAGAGGGCGGCGCCTACCGTCAGCGTCGCCTCGAGCAGCTTCGTCGGCGGATCCGGCCGCTGCTGCTGCGACGCACGAAGGAGCTCGTGGCACCCGACCTGCCGGCGAAGCAGGAGCAGATCCTCGAGGTCGAGCTCAGCTCCTCCCACCGGGCGCTCTACGACGTCGTGCTGCAGCGCGAACGGCAGAAGGTGCTCGGCCTGCTGGAAGATCTCGACCGCAACCGCTTCATCGTGTTCCGATCGCTCACCCTGATGCGCATGCTCAGCCTGGCCCCGGGGCTCATCGACGCCGCGGATGCGAAGATCGGCTCGCGCAAGCTCGATGTGCTGCTCGAGCGCGTGATCGAGTTGCAGGCCGAAGGGCATCGCGCGCTCGTGTTCAGCCAGTTCACGTCGTTCCTCGACCTCGCCGCGGCCCGCCTCGACGCCGCCGGCATCCCCTACGCGCACCTGGACGGGTCGACGCGCCACCGCCAGAAGGTCGTCGAGAGCTTCACGTCGGGAGTGCAACCGGTCTTCCTGATCAGCCTCAAGGCCGGCGGATTCGGCCTCACCCTGACCGAGGCCGACTACGTCTTCCTGCTCGATCCGTGGTGGAATCCGGCGGCCGAGGCGCAGGCCGTCGATCGCACGCACCGCATCGGTCAGGACAGCCAGGTGTTCGTCTACCGGATGATCTCCACCGGCACGATCGAGGAGAAGGTGCTCGACCTGCAGCGCCGCAAGGCGCGGCTGTTCACGGCCGTGCTCGACGATGAGGCGCTGTTCGCGCAGTCGCTCTCCGCAGACGACATCCGTGGACTGTTCGAGAGCTGA
- the efp gene encoding elongation factor P, giving the protein MASTADIKNGVVLSIDGQLWSVIEFQHVKPGKGGAFVRTKLKNVVSGKTVDRTYNAGAKIEIENVDRRDYTYLYTDGDGYVFMDQTDFDQITVGAATVGDAKHFLLENQQVTIAMNNGNPLYIDLPASVILEVTYTEPGLQGDRSSAGTKPATLETGYEIQVPLFLETGTKVKVDTRTGDYLGREK; this is encoded by the coding sequence ATGGCATCTACCGCAGACATCAAGAACGGCGTCGTCCTCAGCATCGACGGGCAGCTCTGGAGCGTCATCGAGTTCCAGCACGTCAAGCCCGGCAAGGGTGGTGCCTTCGTGCGCACCAAGCTGAAGAACGTCGTCTCGGGCAAGACCGTCGACCGCACCTACAACGCGGGCGCGAAGATCGAGATCGAGAACGTCGACCGCCGCGACTACACGTACCTGTACACCGACGGTGACGGCTACGTCTTCATGGACCAGACCGACTTCGACCAGATCACCGTCGGCGCCGCGACAGTCGGCGACGCGAAGCACTTCCTGCTCGAGAACCAGCAGGTGACGATCGCGATGAACAACGGAAACCCGCTGTACATCGACCTTCCCGCGTCCGTGATCCTCGAGGTCACCTACACCGAGCCGGGCCTGCAGGGCGACCGCTCCTCGGCCGGCACCAAGCCCGCCACGCTCGAGACCGGCTACGAGATCCAGGTGCCGCTGTTCCTCGAGACCGGCACCAAGGTCAAGGTCGACACCCGCACGGGTGACTACCTCGGCCGCGAGAAGTAA
- the aroB gene encoding 3-dehydroquinate synthase, which produces MSTTTINVTGNDAYDITIGRGILDRVSAAVAPGVRKILVVHPPTLAARAAELRDRLLADTSDGPRDVLLAEIPDAEQGKRIEVAAFCWQVMGQADFTRSDAIIGYGGGSVTDLAGFVAATWLRGVQLIQVPTTVLGLVDAAVGGKTGVNTAEGKNLVGAFWAPRAVIGDLDELASLSPNEATAGFAEVVKAGFIWAPEILDIIEADPARAVDPTTEEFRRAIELAIDMKAKVVSDDFREAGLREILNYGHTLGHAIEHAERYRWRHGAAISVGMLYAAELSRLAGRLSDDAAERHRTVLESLGLPTSYRAGAWPQLLATMQRDKKSRGGMLRFILLDDIAKPTVLQAPDESLLFAAYQEVGE; this is translated from the coding sequence ATGAGCACGACGACCATCAACGTCACCGGAAACGACGCCTACGACATCACGATCGGACGGGGGATCCTCGATCGGGTCTCCGCCGCCGTCGCGCCGGGGGTGCGCAAGATCCTCGTCGTGCACCCGCCGACGCTCGCCGCACGAGCCGCGGAACTGCGCGATCGTCTTCTCGCCGACACCTCCGACGGGCCGCGCGATGTGCTGCTCGCCGAGATCCCGGATGCGGAGCAGGGCAAGCGCATCGAAGTCGCGGCCTTCTGCTGGCAGGTCATGGGTCAGGCTGATTTCACACGCAGCGACGCGATCATCGGGTACGGCGGCGGCTCTGTCACCGACCTCGCCGGTTTCGTCGCGGCCACCTGGCTCCGCGGCGTGCAGCTCATCCAGGTGCCGACCACGGTGCTCGGACTCGTCGACGCCGCCGTCGGAGGCAAGACCGGGGTGAACACGGCGGAGGGCAAGAACCTCGTCGGCGCGTTCTGGGCGCCGCGTGCGGTCATCGGCGACCTCGACGAGCTCGCCAGCCTGAGCCCGAACGAGGCGACGGCGGGCTTCGCCGAGGTCGTGAAGGCCGGGTTCATCTGGGCGCCGGAGATCCTCGACATCATCGAAGCAGACCCTGCTCGTGCTGTGGACCCCACGACCGAGGAGTTCCGTCGCGCCATCGAGCTCGCGATCGACATGAAGGCCAAGGTCGTGTCCGACGACTTCCGCGAGGCCGGCCTTCGCGAGATCCTCAACTACGGCCATACACTCGGCCACGCGATCGAGCACGCCGAGAGGTACCGCTGGCGTCACGGCGCCGCCATCTCGGTCGGGATGCTGTACGCCGCAGAGCTCTCCCGCCTCGCCGGCCGATTGTCCGACGACGCCGCCGAGCGCCACCGCACCGTCCTCGAGTCCTTGGGACTTCCCACCTCCTACCGTGCCGGTGCCTGGCCGCAGCTGCTCGCCACGATGCAGCGCGACAAGAAGAGCCGCGGCGGGATGCTGCGCTTCATCCTGCTCGACGACATCGCCAAGCCCACCGTGCTGCAGGCTCCGGATGAGTCGCTGCTGTTCGCGGCCTACCAGGAGGTCGGGGAGTGA
- a CDS encoding shikimate dehydrogenase family protein — MAAAETVTRSRLAVWGDPIAHSKSPDLHAAAYRVLGLDWEYGRRQVSADDFAPVFAQLDDTWRGLSLTMPLKEQAFRAAATRDRHAELTGAVNTLLMGEHPAGFNTDVGGIVDALAEARVTDVDRVRILGAGATAASALVAASEIGATRADVRARRPAPAAALAELGERLGMVVDVRSFDAPSETVELTLATLPSGTTLPADTATALAAQGGVLFDAAYAPWPSALAARWADGATISGLGMLLHQAVRQIRIFLHGDPAAELPDEVAVIAAMRAAI, encoded by the coding sequence ATGGCGGCTGCTGAGACGGTGACGCGCTCTCGATTGGCGGTCTGGGGCGACCCGATCGCGCATTCCAAGTCCCCGGATCTGCATGCCGCCGCCTACCGCGTGCTCGGACTCGACTGGGAGTACGGACGACGCCAGGTGTCGGCCGACGACTTCGCGCCGGTGTTCGCTCAGCTCGACGACACCTGGCGCGGTCTCTCGCTGACGATGCCGCTGAAGGAACAGGCATTCCGTGCCGCGGCGACGAGGGATCGTCACGCGGAGCTCACCGGTGCCGTCAACACGCTGCTGATGGGGGAGCACCCCGCCGGGTTCAACACCGACGTGGGCGGGATCGTCGACGCCCTCGCCGAAGCGCGGGTCACCGACGTCGACCGCGTGCGGATACTCGGCGCCGGGGCCACCGCAGCGTCGGCGCTGGTCGCCGCCTCCGAGATCGGCGCGACACGCGCCGATGTGCGGGCGCGGCGTCCCGCGCCCGCGGCCGCACTGGCGGAGCTGGGGGAGAGGCTCGGCATGGTCGTCGATGTCCGATCCTTCGACGCGCCGTCGGAGACCGTCGAGCTGACCTTGGCGACCCTGCCCAGCGGAACCACGCTCCCCGCCGACACGGCGACGGCACTCGCTGCACAGGGTGGGGTGCTCTTCGACGCCGCCTACGCGCCGTGGCCGTCTGCCCTCGCAGCGAGATGGGCCGACGGCGCCACGATCTCCGGGCTCGGGATGCTGCTGCACCAGGCGGTGCGCCAGATCCGTATCTTCCTGCACGGCGATCCCGCCGCCGAACTGCCGGATGAGGTCGCCGTGATCGCGGCGATGCGCGCCGCCATCTGA
- the nusB gene encoding transcription antitermination factor NusB: MGARTKARKRALDILFSADVRGDDLAVTLAAEAKRAASEPAREASWLYAREIVDGIIDSRDEIDEQITTHSRDWKLERMPAVDRALLRIAVWEILYNDEVPTAVAIDEAVELAKEFSTDDSGAFVHGVLARVARSA; encoded by the coding sequence GTGGGCGCCCGGACGAAGGCGCGCAAGCGCGCTCTCGACATTCTCTTCTCCGCCGATGTGCGCGGTGACGATCTCGCCGTGACGCTCGCCGCCGAGGCCAAGCGCGCCGCGAGCGAGCCCGCGCGTGAGGCCTCCTGGCTCTATGCGCGCGAGATCGTCGACGGCATCATCGACTCCCGTGACGAGATCGACGAGCAGATCACGACGCACAGCAGGGACTGGAAGCTGGAGCGGATGCCCGCGGTGGACCGCGCGCTGCTGCGCATCGCGGTGTGGGAGATCCTGTACAACGACGAGGTGCCGACCGCCGTCGCGATCGATGAGGCCGTCGAACTCGCGAAGGAGTTCTCGACCGACGACTCCGGTGCATTCGTGCACGGTGTCCTCGCACGGGTGGCCCGCTCCGCCTGA
- the aroQ gene encoding type II 3-dehydroquinate dehydratase → MSRRILLVNGPNLNLLGTREPEVYGTATLADVERITRTAAAELGFEVRAVQSNHEGVLIDAIHAARDDCAAIVINPGGLTHTSVVLRDALTGVSLPFAEVHISDVYAREQFRHHSYLDDVAAVRVVGRGVDGYADAVRQLAALIP, encoded by the coding sequence GTGAGCCGGCGGATCCTCCTCGTCAACGGGCCGAACCTGAATCTCCTCGGCACCCGCGAGCCCGAGGTGTACGGCACCGCGACGCTCGCAGACGTGGAACGGATCACCCGTACGGCGGCGGCCGAGCTCGGCTTCGAGGTGCGTGCAGTGCAGAGCAATCACGAAGGGGTGCTGATCGACGCGATCCACGCCGCGCGGGACGACTGTGCGGCCATCGTGATCAACCCCGGGGGACTCACCCACACCTCGGTGGTGCTCCGCGACGCGCTCACCGGAGTGTCTCTGCCGTTCGCCGAGGTGCACATCTCCGATGTCTACGCGCGTGAGCAGTTCCGCCACCACTCGTACCTCGACGACGTCGCCGCCGTGCGCGTCGTCGGGCGCGGTGTCGACGGCTACGCGGACGCCGTGCGACAGCTCGCAGCACTCATCCCTTAG
- the aroC gene encoding chorismate synthase, whose translation MLRVLTAGESHGPELIAVMEGLPSGVPVSSEAIQADLARRKLGYGRGSRMKFEQDELTISGGVRHGKSLGSPIALRIGNTEWPKWIEVMNPEPVELTDRSRGRSAPLTRPRPGHADLVGMQKYDFDEARPILERASARETAARVALGAIARSFLGELGIRLVSHTLSIGPVRVPEGSPLPTPDDVDALDADPLRCFDAATSALMVAEVDDAKKDGDTLGGIVEVLAYGLPPGLGSHVHWDRRLDARLAQALMSIQAIKGVEVGDGFETTRRRGSAAHDELFATADGITRGSDRAGGTEGGMSTGTVLRVRAGMKPIATVPHALRTIDVATGDDATAHHQRSDVCAVPAAGVVAEAMVAVELANAVLEKFGGDSIRETRRNLEGYLAGIPAELRTTPASEAALIAHDERG comes from the coding sequence ATGCTCCGCGTGCTCACGGCCGGCGAATCGCACGGCCCAGAACTCATCGCCGTCATGGAGGGTCTGCCCTCCGGCGTCCCTGTGTCGTCCGAGGCCATCCAGGCCGACCTCGCTCGCCGCAAGCTCGGCTACGGCCGTGGTTCGCGGATGAAGTTCGAGCAGGACGAGCTGACGATCTCCGGCGGTGTGCGCCACGGCAAGAGCCTCGGCAGCCCGATCGCCCTGCGCATCGGCAACACCGAGTGGCCGAAGTGGATCGAGGTCATGAACCCCGAGCCGGTCGAGCTCACCGACAGGTCCCGCGGACGCAGCGCTCCTCTCACGCGCCCGCGCCCGGGGCACGCCGACCTCGTGGGCATGCAGAAGTACGACTTCGACGAGGCGCGTCCGATCCTCGAGCGTGCGAGCGCCCGTGAGACGGCGGCTCGCGTGGCTCTCGGCGCGATCGCCCGCTCGTTCCTCGGCGAACTCGGCATCCGTCTCGTCAGCCACACCCTCTCGATCGGTCCGGTACGCGTGCCGGAAGGCTCGCCGCTGCCCACCCCGGACGACGTGGACGCGCTCGACGCCGATCCGTTGCGCTGCTTCGACGCAGCGACCTCTGCACTGATGGTCGCCGAGGTCGACGATGCGAAGAAGGACGGCGACACGCTCGGTGGCATCGTCGAGGTTCTCGCCTACGGGCTGCCCCCGGGGCTCGGCTCGCACGTGCACTGGGACCGCCGCCTCGATGCGCGTCTCGCGCAAGCGCTCATGAGCATCCAGGCGATCAAGGGCGTCGAGGTCGGCGACGGCTTCGAGACCACGCGTCGTCGCGGTTCGGCGGCGCACGACGAGCTCTTCGCCACCGCCGACGGCATCACCCGCGGCTCCGACAGGGCCGGCGGGACCGAGGGCGGCATGTCGACCGGCACCGTGCTGCGTGTGCGCGCCGGGATGAAGCCGATCGCCACCGTCCCGCATGCCCTGCGCACGATCGACGTCGCCACCGGAGACGACGCCACGGCCCACCACCAGCGCTCCGACGTGTGCGCCGTGCCGGCAGCCGGCGTCGTCGCCGAAGCGATGGTCGCGGTCGAGCTGGCCAACGCCGTGCTGGAGAAGTTCGGCGGCGACAGCATCCGCGAGACGCGTCGCAATCTCGAAGGATACCTGGCCGGCATCCCGGCCGAGCTGCGCACGACCCCTGCGTCCGAGGCGGCGCTCATCGCGCATGACGAGCGCGGCTGA
- the mltG gene encoding endolytic transglycosylase MltG — protein sequence MSERDSATPRNDPDSRLGDLFENLPDPTRQIPTVDTSAPAPGSRRAAREAAAGEGSATPARGTDGTPAEPSPVPVRASADDAVASDAEGPSPTPVRASADAADTPTRAMPQVAPAAMPAPATDAPEPVIGGGLDDLFAPHDDHVQAKPKKKKRRKGCLIALIIVLAVFGGIAAGGAWAWSTYGDKISDALGWGESKDYEPGLANGEALVTIKQGDTGGPVSTALYEAGVTKTEDVFYDYIVDENLAVTFYPGVYRLQKKMTAEAALAALKDDANKMANAVSVAEGGTIVSSLPDMAETLGLPLADFEAAVQDPMAYGVDAPSLEGWLFPAVYEFDPGVTAPQVIQRMVDRTRESLSAAGVPDADAERILTIASIIQREGRLEDFPKVSRVIQNRLDIDMKLQMDSTAQYGYGSLHEGVVSSSKEALEDDNDWNTYVRTGLPATPIASPSDAAIKAAMQPADGPWLYFVTINLATGETLFTQTLAEHEQGIEKWREWCRANPDGGC from the coding sequence ATGTCTGAACGCGACAGCGCCACCCCCCGGAACGACCCCGATTCCCGCCTGGGCGACCTGTTCGAGAATCTGCCCGATCCCACGAGACAGATCCCGACCGTCGACACCAGCGCCCCCGCGCCCGGGTCGCGCCGCGCCGCTCGTGAGGCCGCTGCCGGCGAGGGGAGCGCGACACCGGCCAGGGGAACGGACGGCACACCCGCTGAGCCTTCGCCCGTTCCGGTGCGTGCCTCGGCCGACGACGCGGTCGCCTCGGATGCGGAGGGTCCCTCTCCGACCCCGGTGCGCGCATCGGCCGACGCCGCAGACACCCCGACCCGCGCCATGCCGCAGGTCGCGCCCGCAGCCATGCCGGCGCCCGCGACCGATGCGCCGGAACCGGTGATCGGCGGAGGACTCGACGATCTCTTCGCTCCGCACGACGACCACGTCCAGGCGAAGCCGAAGAAGAAGAAGCGCCGCAAGGGATGCCTGATCGCACTGATCATCGTGCTCGCGGTCTTCGGCGGTATCGCCGCAGGTGGCGCCTGGGCATGGAGCACCTACGGTGACAAGATCAGCGACGCCCTGGGGTGGGGCGAGTCGAAGGACTACGAGCCGGGCCTCGCGAACGGTGAGGCTCTCGTCACCATCAAGCAGGGCGACACGGGTGGGCCGGTGTCCACCGCGCTCTACGAAGCCGGTGTGACCAAGACCGAAGACGTCTTCTACGACTACATCGTCGACGAGAACCTCGCGGTCACGTTCTATCCGGGCGTGTATCGCCTGCAGAAGAAGATGACGGCGGAGGCCGCGCTCGCGGCGCTCAAGGACGATGCCAACAAGATGGCGAACGCCGTCTCGGTCGCCGAGGGCGGCACGATCGTGTCGTCGCTGCCCGACATGGCGGAGACTCTCGGGCTTCCGCTGGCCGACTTCGAGGCGGCCGTCCAGGACCCCATGGCCTATGGTGTGGACGCGCCGAGCCTGGAGGGCTGGCTCTTCCCCGCGGTGTACGAGTTCGATCCGGGAGTCACCGCGCCCCAGGTCATCCAGCGCATGGTCGATCGCACCCGCGAGTCGCTGAGTGCAGCCGGTGTGCCCGACGCCGATGCCGAACGCATCCTCACGATCGCCTCCATCATCCAGCGCGAGGGGCGTCTCGAGGACTTCCCGAAGGTGTCGCGGGTCATCCAGAACCGTCTCGACATCGACATGAAGCTGCAGATGGACTCCACCGCGCAGTACGGGTACGGATCCCTGCACGAAGGCGTCGTGTCGAGCTCCAAGGAAGCCCTCGAAGACGACAACGACTGGAACACCTACGTACGCACCGGTCTTCCCGCTACACCCATCGCCAGCCCGAGCGATGCCGCCATCAAGGCGGCGATGCAGCCCGCAGACGGTCCGTGGCTGTACTTCGTCACGATCAACCTCGCGACCGGGGAGACGCTGTTCACCCAGACGCTGGCCGAGCACGAGCAGGGGATCGAGAAGTGGCGCGAGTGGTGCCGGGCGAACCCCGATGGCGGCTGCTGA
- a CDS encoding shikimate kinase has translation MTSAADPLTLVLVGPMAAGKTSVGRRVARRLGVAFIDTDKRIVAAHGPIPAIFEEHGEAHFRALECAAVAEALSEGGVISLGGGAVTEAATRDLLAEHPVVFLTVSPDAVADRLRGSNRPLLAGEDPLERWKKIFEERRGWYAEVSSATFDTSRRPMQKIADEIVAWRREQR, from the coding sequence ATGACGAGCGCGGCTGATCCGCTGACGCTGGTGCTGGTGGGCCCGATGGCCGCCGGCAAGACCAGCGTCGGAAGACGCGTCGCGCGTCGGCTCGGCGTCGCCTTCATCGACACCGACAAGCGCATCGTCGCCGCGCACGGGCCCATCCCCGCCATCTTCGAGGAGCACGGGGAGGCGCATTTCCGCGCCCTCGAGTGCGCCGCCGTCGCCGAGGCGCTGTCCGAGGGTGGAGTGATCTCCCTCGGCGGTGGTGCCGTGACGGAGGCGGCCACCCGAGATCTGCTCGCGGAGCATCCGGTCGTGTTCCTGACCGTCAGTCCCGATGCGGTCGCCGACCGGCTGCGCGGCAGCAATCGCCCGCTGCTGGCGGGAGAGGATCCGCTGGAGCGGTGGAAGAAGATCTTCGAGGAGCGTCGGGGGTGGTACGCCGAGGTGTCATCGGCGACCTTCGACACCTCACGTCGTCCGATGCAGAAGATCGCGGACGAGATCGTGGCATGGAGGAGAGAGCAGCGATGA
- the ruvX gene encoding Holliday junction resolvase RuvX, with protein MSGFRRGVRLGIDVGRARVGVARCDPDGMLAVPVETVPRDDASIDRLVQIAGEYDPLEFVVGLPVNMQGADTASTTDAREFAAALHTRSGVPVRLVDERLSTVSAHAALRSSGRSQKNSRSIVDQVAAVVLLQQAIDMEKSTGNPAGATISPDEEHA; from the coding sequence GTGAGCGGCTTCCGCCGCGGTGTGCGGCTCGGCATCGATGTCGGCAGGGCGAGAGTCGGTGTCGCACGCTGCGATCCTGACGGGATGCTCGCCGTCCCGGTCGAGACCGTGCCGCGGGATGACGCATCGATCGATCGCCTCGTGCAGATTGCGGGGGAGTACGACCCCCTGGAATTCGTGGTCGGCCTCCCCGTGAACATGCAGGGTGCCGACACGGCATCGACCACGGACGCGCGGGAGTTCGCCGCTGCCCTTCACACGAGAAGCGGTGTTCCCGTGCGGCTGGTGGACGAGCGTCTCAGCACCGTGAGCGCCCACGCCGCTCTGCGTAGCTCGGGGAGATCTCAGAAGAACTCTCGTAGCATTGTGGATCAGGTCGCCGCCGTGGTGCTTCTGCAGCAGGCGATCGACATGGAGAAGAGCACCGGAAACCCGGCCGGTGCCACCATCTCGCCCGACGAGGAGCACGCCTGA